In Bacteroidota bacterium, the sequence CCATACGCTAGCAATATTTTTTCTGTCCAGCAAATTCAAAATTAATATATAAGTATTCAACCTCATATTGGAAATAGGTAATTCGAATGTTTTATCAATCCGGTAATCGAACCTAAAATTCCAGCCACTGTAATTAGCGTTAATTGTTGATTGAGGCTTTATTCGTGAGTCGGTTGGCGGAATACTTGGATCATTTAGTGTATAGGGCCTACCGCTGTTACTTCTGAATAAGAAATTCATACCGAGTTGACTTAAAAATACATTATCAGTTTTCCCGAAGCGGTAATCTAACGTAGCGGCGATTGTGTGACGCTGATCGAAATCGAGTGGCGATTCAAATTTTGGAGCCCTTGCATTCAACCAAAGAATTATGCCTAACGTACCTGGATCGGAACCTGTACCTGTTGCATACGACAAAGTATAGTTTACAGAAGCAGCTAAATTATTCCAACGTCTTGAATCAAATGTGAGGTCAAATCCACGGACCGTGGAGTAATCGCCATTTTGAAGAGTTGAGAAGGTCGTATTGTTCCAACGTGATTCGATGAAACCTAATTGAATAAGACCAGTAATTTCTTTGTAGTATGCTGTAACATTTAAGCTTGCTACCTCCCCTAATTGCTGACGAATACCTAATTCGTATTGAGTAGTTTTTTGAGGACGTAATCTCGGATTATTTATTGAAAAATAGCCGGGTGCTAAATACCATTCGCGTAACCTATCAGAACTCATGTAAAGGTTCGAAAGTGGGGGCATCTGTGCGAATGTCCCATATTGAGCAAAAAATACCATCCTTTCAGAGACGGGAAATGAAAAACCTAAACGTGGGCTGAATATCAGAAATGGCTTTGATTCTTCAAAACTGTCGTCTTCAATTTTGTTTGGATTTCCCCAACCGTCTGTCGGAACTGGTTTGTTTGGAAATAATCGCTTAAAGTTTTCTGGCGACCCATATTGTGTAGTATTTTTACTATTAGCGACATCGTATAAATCTTTTAATACATCAGTGTTAGAGTCCCAATAATCAAATCTGAGTCCGGCGTTTACTATGAAATCTTGGTACTCCATTTTATCTTGTAAATACAGAGCACTGAAAACAGGTTCTTTGGGACCTTCACTCCGTTCACTCTTTTTATATCCGTCATAATTTACTTCCCGACCGAAATAATCATAACCATAAGTATTAATATAACGTGAGGCGTATTCTTTTAGGACGTAAGATTTTTGAGCTGGAGTTAATTTATCGTACCATCCATTCCGTAATGTATCAATTATACCAGGACGAAGTAACGCTAAACTAAGAGGTCCTATTGCATAAGCACGCAATTGATGGATTTTATATTCTCCACCTAATTTAATTTCGTGTTCACCCAATTGATGTGTTATGTTTGCATTAAATTGCCAAAATGTTGTTTTATTAAATCCATATCCATTATATACCCGACCTGGATAAGCAAATATTCCTAAATATGTATCCATCGGAATTCTTGATGCTCTCAACTTGCTGGAATCTACCCCGGGAGGAAAGTAATTGAAGAAGAGGGGATTTTTTGCAGGATCCCCATAATCGAATACTCTATCTTCATGGACAGGATCCATGTAATCAAAATAAGTATAGAAATAACTTCCCTGAGCTTCGAAAAATGTTTTTGGTTGCGGTGCCCAGGTAACTCGCATAGTGTATTGGTCGTTAACTGAATTTGTCATCGGATTGTGGAACGCATTCATCAATGTGTAACTGAAAACTCTTGAACGTGCCCATGTTCTTGATGAGATTCCGCCTAAGTTAATTCGGAAATCACCTAAATTAGCAGTTAATTTTTCGTTCCAAGCAAGACGGAGCGAAGCACCATCGGGCATTTGCCCAGGGCGGGCTAAATTCCAATTCGGTTGATCTAATAATAATTCTTTAGCTCGTTGATCAATTTGTTCACTCGGCAATTTGGGTAGTCTTTGAAGATCTTCTTGAATATAATTTACTGTTACTGCCTTAAATTTTGGCCAAATACTATTAGAAAGCTCTCTTAGTCTTTCAGAGTTGTAACTTGGATTTGCATCCCTGTTGAATGTATATTCAAAAGAACCAAAGAATTGTAAAATATTTTTATTTGAAGGAATAACCGGACCGCCGAATGCTAAATTATATAATTGGTATCCATTATTCCTCCACCCTTTTACTCCATCCCCCAAAAATCCATCTGTTACATATTCGAAACTACCAAAATAATTTGGTTTACCAGATTTAGTAGAGACGTTAACAATACCACTCATCACGTTTCCGTATTCGGCACTGTATCCGCCAGTCATAACTATCATTTCTTGTATTGCTCTTTGGCTGACAAAAGCAGATGAACCGCCTGTTAATGGATTATTCGTCCAAACACCATCTACAATATAACCAGTTTCTTCTGAACGACCGCCGCGTATATTAAGTTCGCCGCCTCTTTCACCCTGCACGACACCTGCCGTAGTGGCTGCCATTTCTCGGATACCACGAACCGGCATTAATTGAATTTGCTCTGAGGTTACTACTCGGATAGTTCCGGTCTGGTCTTTGGGTATTATGGGACGCTCGGCTGAAATCACGACTTCCTTTAGTTCTACAGCTTCGGAACTCATCTCTATGTTTTGAGTTGTCGTGAAGCTCACCATCGCTTTTAGGTTTTTTACCGTAACCTCTCGGTATCCTACGTATCGCACAATTAAATTGTAAGTACCGACAGGAACATTTAACATTAAGTAATTTCCATCTAGATCGGTAACAGTTCCAATCGTTGTGCCTTCGAGCATTACGTTAACACCGATGAGAGCTTCGCGCGATTCTTTATCGATAATTTTACCATTTAACTTACCTGTTGTTTGAGCAAAGCTTATGGATACAACTATAAAGATCAAAATAAAAAGAAATAGTAACTTTTTAATAATCATAACTCCTCCTAATATAGGATAAATTTAACATTTTAATTTTTTCTGAAATTTAATTTATAAGGGATAACAATAGATCGGCATAGGTATTTACTAATAACCGATATAAACAACAATAAATTATAGTTTAATGCAAAAATTCTAACTGAATATAAGGAATATCCCAATGTTTGTCAAGTAATCATTGATTATATTTTGAAAATTATAAACACAGCAGAAGAAACAGAAAAGGTGCCTTTTTTCAATCCGGATTCACCTTTAAAACGAGATCAGATTCGCTAATAACTTATAAGCCCCCTCCTGTATATTCAATAATTGGTATTGTATTGCCATATTTACATACATAATCGTTCCTTTTTCATACTTTTTGGTTACTAGAAGTGGTGTTTTATTGATTGATGATATTATCGGAAATTCTATTTCTTTTGTTGAAGTAATACTTACTTCATTTGATGTTCGAGTGTATATCCAATTTTCGAAATCCTCATCGGTTATTTTATTAGGGATATTTAATATTCTATGGTTTGAATCTCTTTCGACAGATGAGTGTTCATCAAAACTGAACGACCGGGTTAATTTTATATCTCGTAATAAAAACGATGAATCCCAAAAACTTTTATCCTGAGATAACACAATGAGTTTTCCTCCGGCAGCTACAAAAGTCTCAATATTATTTAAAAAAGATTTCGAATTATCTGTTAGATTTATATTTCTATCAATAATTATTACATCTAATTTATTTGCATAGGTTTGTAATAAATTCATGTCTTTGAGTTCTATAAATTTTACATTAAGTCTTTGTAATGTTAATTTAGTTATCGAATTCGTCTGCGAAGAAATCAGTCCAACTTTTTTCGTGCGATCAACAGAAACATCATATCTGCGTGCAACAAAATTAGCTACAGGTTCCTCACCGATTTTTAATTTCAAGAGGTTGTCGCCAATCTGAATCCCCCGTTTAAAAAATAAATTCAATGTATCTAAATACTCTGCCCCCTTATAACTAAGCTTTACATTTATAGTATCGGAACTTACTAATGCGGCATCGGATACTGTAACATAGTCTGCTATTCCATCTCTCGTATGATTCGTTAGTCGAAAGACAAATTTTTCATTATCTCCGTTAGCTAACGAAGCAAATACAACTGGGGTTAATATCTCGACAGTAAAGCGAGGTGAATAATCGAAATATATCATCTGCTTATAAACAAAATTTTCTTCCTTAACATTTGCGGATTGAATAACAAAAAAATAAAACTGATTTTTGAGATAGGTTTTATCTAAATTATAAATTTCGTAAGGATAACTATACACAAGATTTGCAGGAGATAAAATGCGATACTCCTCCCCTAACATTAAAGGGTGCCTCTTTTCAGTACTTTCGTTGATAACCCAATCCTCATCACCGCCAGGGAAGAATAGTTCTGTAGTCCCATTTTTAGATAAACCAGATATAGAGTCTACCCGCAAGATAGTTAATTGGCGGTTTGTTAAAATTGTTTCGCTGATTGTATAATATAGTTTTACACCTAATAATGAATTCCTAATTTTATCTAAATTTATTTTCCAATTCAAGAATATTTTGTATTCGGCTTGAGATAAATTCATCCTGTATGATAACTGCGTATTTACAGAATCCGATAATTTTGATAAATATTTTAATATGTCAATATTTTTGTTATTTTCTTTTACATATTTTTGGTTTTTCAATACCGACACTGCTAATAAGTCAATATCCTTCTTAATATTCTTCAGCTTGTTCGTATCATAACTTGGTAGATCGGCAATTATATTATTCAGTTTTTTAGTCTTTGAAGGAAATATTAAAGAGTAACTTGGGACACTCCGGCTCTTTAATTTTTCTAATTGTAGTGAAATTGAGTTGTAATGTTTCATTGCATCTTCACCAATTTTGCGATACGATTTTTTGTGCCTTGTATCTTTTGTATCGACAGGAATTTTGATTCCTTTTCTTGATGGGTCATCATAATAAAAACGTGATACTTTCCAATCCCCAACATCAATTATCACTTCTTTAATGGTTTTTACGAGTATATTCAAGGAAAGATTTTTACTTTCGAAATACCAATCTCGGGACAATAGGATTACGTCGGGTTTAAAAGTTGATATTAGTTTATATAGTCTATTTTTTAAAGAGTCTTCATTCCAAAGCGAATATATTTTTTCATCATTTGAAGCTGAAATTATTTCGGGAAACGAGAGATAGTAAGTTTCTCCTTTCAGCGATGATATTGCGGTAAAGCTTTCATGTTTTAATTTAGCGGCAATCTGGTGAGGATAATAATAGCTCGAATCGGCTTCAGTGCATTCACCGTTAGTGATATAGGCGCTCATTATTTTTGCTCCTTGCCCAAACCGATAATATGCAAGTGCTGAGAAATCTTCGTATCCCGGTTTTAAAGAAATATTTAGCACATTTAAACCCGATTTTATATCGATGCAGCTTTGATATAATTCATCGTCTGGTTTATTATTCGGAAAGACAGAACCGCTTGCCAAGATATTAGCAATTAGAAGTAAAACAAAAATTGATACACTATTCGACATACTATTATTTTCGAAGATTATAATTTATAAATAACTGAAGTTACGCAGGATTGACTTTTTGTCATGTTGAGCGAAGCGAAACATCTAAAAATAGCCTGAATTTGAGGTTTCAGATTCTTCACTTCGTTCAGAATGACTCTTTTGCGTAACTTCAGTAAATAATGTAAAAAAAAGGCTGACTTAAAAAAAGTCAGCCTTTTAAACGTGTTACATTTGGGAATTAATTAAAAACCAAGTTTAATGGATAATACATTATTCCCGTCAAAGAAATCGGTTTGTCTGTATGCGTAATCGACAATAATATCAACACCGGGTGCAGAATAAGCAATACCAGCGCCGAATGTACCGCCGAAAATGTTTGCATCTTTTTCAGCTTGTGGAACCATACCCATACCGGCTCTTCCGAACAATTTAAGACCACTTAGATAATAACCAATTTCACCTCCAAGTTTATATTCGTCCAAGTATAAATTGTTATTTATGAAAGTACTGTTCAAGCTAAAATGTACATTTTCTTGAAATGTGCTAACATAAGCAAGTCCAATCTCAATTGAGGATGGGAGTTCAAAGCTTGCTGCTTGAGTTTTGTATCTTTGTTCAGGTCTGTAGCCCTCGCTTGAAGTTGCACTGCGGTACAATCCTGTTCCATCAAATGCCATTTGCGAACCGATGTTTTTAACCGTAACACCCATATTCAAACCGGAAATATGAGCCAAGTTGCGATACATTACACCAAAATCAAAAGCGACACCGCTTGCTGAAACACGGTCGATTCGCTCAGAGATCATTTTAGCTGTAATACCCGCCGCAACAGCATCGGTCAGTGATTTCGAGTAAGTGAGACCTAAAGTAAAATAGGTTGGTGAATATACTCTTCCTAAAAGTCCTTCAGGGTCTTCGTTTGTTGTGAGTGGAATATCGCCGAAAGAAAGCGATTTTATAGTTAACCCAACAACACCGAAATCACCAAACGAAACACCCACGCCGCCGTAGCTAACACCGATATCTCCCAAATAACTCATGGAAGAGAACATCCCTTCAGCCCCATACTTTATCAAGCTGAGACCGGCAGGATTCCAGTGTATTGCTTCGACTCCTGAAGTGTTTGAGATGGTGGCACCACCCATTGCAAAATCGCGAGCACCCACGGGAATTAGTAATTCATTGGCTGCCGCAGTGCCTATCCTTTTATTTTGAGCCTCAGTAAAATTAAAAACAACTAAAATTACAAGGCATATTAAAAAGGCGGTATATAAATATTTATTTTTCATATTTCATTCTCCTTTTAATATTATTTTAGCCTTAGAATACATCTGGAACTTCTTGTTCTTGAATTATAGCTACCTTTACAATCTTGGTAACCCCTACGTCAGGCATATCGACGTGAGCTATGTAAATACCGCTTGCCACTGGAAAATTATGCTCATTATTAAGATCCCATTTAAAGAACTGTGAAGGGTCCTCTTTTGTGAGAGTTCGCACTAATTGACCAGCCAAGTTGAATATTCTTATTGTTGCTTTCGCAGGTAATTTGTTGAATGTTACAAACCTAACAAACCGGTTTGTTTCGGCAGGATTGAAAGCATAATAAGGATTTGGATACACGCCAACTTTTTGTGCATCGATTTTAGCAAGTGCATCCGAAAATGTCGGTGCGGTAGTCGTGAACTGATACATGTCTGTACCGGCAACGATCGGGTTGGCAAACTTCACCTTATACACATCGCCATTCTTCCACTTCGATGTGCCACCCTGTTCGAAAAAGAGCAGCCAGCCGATTTTCTGATCGTTCGGGAACATTCTTGTGGTCTGTGCCGTGGCTGCATCGTATGGGGTGTAAATTACCACGATGTAATCGCGACCTGTCATGCGGTAACGCGGTTCCTGACCAGCCGTGTTTGGATCACCAACGAAGTTGGTATAGGGCGCACGACCATCGGCATTACGATTAATCAGAGCATAGTTGAGCTGACGGTTGTTTTCAATATCCCAAAGTTCAAAAGATGAACGCATCTGCACATTCAAGTGGCTTGTTTCAGTGACTGTTTGTAAACCGAATGAGGTGCGCTGCCACTGCGTTGTCCATTGACCACCCGTAGTGATAGGTGCATCGTTGTTACTCAGACCACTCGCATCGTTTCCTGTGAAGCGAATTTCAAGGTCGGCTTGCATGTCTGTCAATACTGGATCCGGGGGAATGTCTGCGCCTACCATCGATGACTTGTAAAGTCCTGTCACACCACCGAAGACTGTATAATCACCCCACAGGGATAATAAACCGCCCGTTGGGGGCACGGTCTGTGCATGCGAAAGGATGGTTATAGGCGGACTGTATGTGAGTTTGGACACGTTCACCTGCATACCATCAAAGATAATATAGTTTTCATCACCGGAAATGTTCGTCTGCTTTGCCCGTTGCGTCGTTCCCTCGTGAACGGTCCATGATCGGACCGGTGAACCCGCAACCGTGTCAATGACCCATCCGATGTCGTATGTTGCAGTTTTCAGTGCCGTCGGGTCGATCACCTTTGCAACAACAGTCGCATCACCCGAGCCGCCAGTCTTTGTAACAGTTACCAAGTCACCGTACGCTGAGGGGAATCGGGTTCCGGGATTTGTGGAGTGCGGACGGACAGTATATATTATTGGACTTGATTCAAGTGCAGTTGGTAAAAAGTCGGTAACTGTTGACCGGCTATAAGCAGTTACTGCTAAATAATATTCCTGACCATTATTTAATTTATCGATATCTAATATGTGATCTCGATTAAATCGAAAATAACGAGTTATTCCGCTATTAGAACCAAATTGAACTGGCAACAATAATATTTCACCCGAACTAACATCGAATTTTCGGTCGAGAATTACTGTCGGCTCTGTTTCTAAATCGAAAGTGGTAAGCCGTTTTGCTTCGGCTAAACTTGCTGATCGCCTTGGTAATTGATAAACGTTATAACCTTCGAATACAAACTCACCTGGTTGGCTAATTGTATTTTCGGTCTTATCGACTGCTGAAAGATTACTACCCCATTCCAGAACAATTTCGCCATCGAGTTCTGCGATTTTGACAGCGGGTGGTGGCGGTGAAGGTGTTACCTGGAAGAGAGCATCGTATGTTGTTTGGACAAATTGATCATAAAATTTCATCACATTTATGCTTGATAACCTATCGGCACCTAAACCAGCTACTGTCCCAACAACAACTTCTTGAGTATCTCCGGGTGCAAGTGTAAATGGACCGGTATTTAAAACAATTCGGCGATCACCAGGTATCAACGACCATTCTGTACCTAAACCGTCAATAAAACCTGTTTTCCGCACAGGATCCCCATTGAGGGGGAATTTAGTTTCAGGAACTCCTGTTGGATGAGGATATAACCTCCAACGTGCTGTGGAAGCATCAGGCACATAACCTTGCAACATTCTCCACCATCTTAAACCACCTTCATAATTAAACGGTGGATCGCTAATACCACTACCTGCAGAGAAATATGCAAAAGAAGTCATCGGCATATTTTTCTTCCCATATACCCTCTTGAGGTTGAAAACACCAGAATCTGTTGGGAGACCGGAGACTAATGGACCTTGTAAAAAATCGTATCCAACGGCGGGTGGTTGGAGACCGAATTTTTTAAATTCTGCATCAATCGCATTACCATTATAAACGTAACCTAAACTAAGTGGTTTACCGGTAACAGGTGGGAAGAGATTCATATCTACTCCGCATAAATCGTCACCATACGACCCTAAATCAGGGTCAGACCATTGGGCGAAGAACATACTATCGATATAAAACGATCCTTTCACTCCTCCACCGATATCAACACCACCTTTGTTTATGAACTTAATTTTCTTGAAGTATAAATTACCCATAGCATCGGTACGTTTATAACCCCACAACGTAATTTGTGCCTCAAGCCCTAATGGCTCTGAACCAAATAAACCTGTAGATGCGCTTCGATCGAGGTCGTTGATTACTGTCCAAATAACCTGATCTGCCGGTGAATTTGGATCAGCTCCAGCAAGTCCCGGCTCATCATAATTGTGTGCTATAAGAGAATCAGTATTAAAGATTGCACCTTTTGTAACATCATAATTAAACGGTTTGGGCTTTTGGTAACCCGCTGTGCCGTTTCTTTCGATGTACGGGGCTCCATAAGCTACGGGCCACTCATCCCAATCTTTCGCGTATTGATTCGTAATTTGATCGGTTTGTGATTTTGTTACACTGGATACCGGAATTTCAAAAGATTCGGAGGCATCTCGTATCAGTTCTTGCATATCCATCTGGGCGTAATCCCTCCGGACTCTATAAATACGAACATCAGGATCAGCAGGAGATTGAGCTACAGCCGATGCACCTGTACCAATGATACGACCAGCACGCGTACCAATGTTATAAGTTTGACCGCCAACACGGATAAGTTGTGTTGGTGCAGGTGTAGTTAAGCCAGAATCTGTATAAGCTTTTCCACCCCATACAAAACCGTCCTGATAAATTACCCATTTTGTTCCACGTGGAAAATATGAACCGTCATCACCCGTGGGTGAATGGTTTTGTTGTCCGTCTGCCCGCATCCAAGTTGTGATATTATTAATATTCAGAATTTGGTAAAGGGGCGTACCTGTTGGTTTCATCAACGACATATCTTTTTGGCGATTATTTTTATCTGGAATACCAGCGCCAAAAACAGTAGAGCATAAAAAGCCGAAGACCACAACAAGTATTGATAGTAATTTTAATTTTTTTATGTTCATTTTTAGCAACTCCTTTTTAATTTTGAGTTATGTTTATATTATATTTCAAGTCGTAAACCAAAACGAACCTGACGCGGCGTACCGAACAAATCGTTTCCGGTAGCCACCATATAAGCCCAACGGTTCTGTGAATTAATGGCTTTATAGAAATCGGTGTAGTTAGGAATTTGGTGGAATGGTGTTGCCGATGGATTACCTAACCAGCCATCGTCCTGGGCAGTTCCGGTTGTTGGATATACGTTCAATATGTCCTTTGTGTTGAGTAAATTAATAATATTTACATATAATTCAGCATCGATTACACCAAGGTTGAATTTTTTACTAAAGTTGAGGTCGATATTATATACCCAAGGAGTGGTCGAACTGTTGAGTG encodes:
- a CDS encoding TonB-dependent receptor, translating into MIIKKLLFLFILIFIVVSISFAQTTGKLNGKIIDKESREALIGVNVMLEGTTIGTVTDLDGNYLMLNVPVGTYNLIVRYVGYREVTVKNLKAMVSFTTTQNIEMSSEAVELKEVVISAERPIIPKDQTGTIRVVTSEQIQLMPVRGIREMAATTAGVVQGERGGELNIRGGRSEETGYIVDGVWTNNPLTGGSSAFVSQRAIQEMIVMTGGYSAEYGNVMSGIVNVSTKSGKPNYFGSFEYVTDGFLGDGVKGWRNNGYQLYNLAFGGPVIPSNKNILQFFGSFEYTFNRDANPSYNSERLRELSNSIWPKFKAVTVNYIQEDLQRLPKLPSEQIDQRAKELLLDQPNWNLARPGQMPDGASLRLAWNEKLTANLGDFRINLGGISSRTWARSRVFSYTLMNAFHNPMTNSVNDQYTMRVTWAPQPKTFFEAQGSYFYTYFDYMDPVHEDRVFDYGDPAKNPLFFNYFPPGVDSSKLRASRIPMDTYLGIFAYPGRVYNGYGFNKTTFWQFNANITHQLGEHEIKLGGEYKIHQLRAYAIGPLSLALLRPGIIDTLRNGWYDKLTPAQKSYVLKEYASRYINTYGYDYFGREVNYDGYKKSERSEGPKEPVFSALYLQDKMEYQDFIVNAGLRFDYWDSNTDVLKDLYDVANSKNTTQYGSPENFKRLFPNKPVPTDGWGNPNKIEDDSFEESKPFLIFSPRLGFSFPVSERMVFFAQYGTFAQMPPLSNLYMSSDRLREWYLAPGYFSINNPRLRPQKTTQYELGIRQQLGEVASLNVTAYYKEITGLIQLGFIESRWNNTTFSTLQNGDYSTVRGFDLTFDSRRWNNLAASVNYTLSYATGTGSDPGTLGIILWLNARAPKFESPLDFDQRHTIAATLDYRFGKTDNVFLSQLGMNFLFRSNSGRPYTLNDPSIPPTDSRIKPQSTINANYSGWNFRFDYRIDKTFELPISNMRLNTYILILNLLDRKNIASVWAGSGQPDQTGYTQTPEFNATIRRMIEQDRADEVPVFTGIYNMFEMQPGYVGAPRQVRFGLILEF
- a CDS encoding PorV/PorQ family protein — its product is MKNKYLYTAFLICLVILVVFNFTEAQNKRIGTAAANELLIPVGARDFAMGGATISNTSGVEAIHWNPAGLSLIKYGAEGMFSSMSYLGDIGVSYGGVGVSFGDFGVVGLTIKSLSFGDIPLTTNEDPEGLLGRVYSPTYFTLGLTYSKSLTDAVAAGITAKMISERIDRVSASGVAFDFGVMYRNLAHISGLNMGVTVKNIGSQMAFDGTGLYRSATSSEGYRPEQRYKTQAASFELPSSIEIGLAYVSTFQENVHFSLNSTFINNNLYLDEYKLGGEIGYYLSGLKLFGRAGMGMVPQAEKDANIFGGTFGAGIAYSAPGVDIIVDYAYRQTDFFDGNNVLSIKLGF
- a CDS encoding T9SS type A sorting domain-containing protein, coding for MNIKKLKLLSILVVVFGFLCSTVFGAGIPDKNNRQKDMSLMKPTGTPLYQILNINNITTWMRADGQQNHSPTGDDGSYFPRGTKWVIYQDGFVWGGKAYTDSGLTTPAPTQLIRVGGQTYNIGTRAGRIIGTGASAVAQSPADPDVRIYRVRRDYAQMDMQELIRDASESFEIPVSSVTKSQTDQITNQYAKDWDEWPVAYGAPYIERNGTAGYQKPKPFNYDVTKGAIFNTDSLIAHNYDEPGLAGADPNSPADQVIWTVINDLDRSASTGLFGSEPLGLEAQITLWGYKRTDAMGNLYFKKIKFINKGGVDIGGGVKGSFYIDSMFFAQWSDPDLGSYGDDLCGVDMNLFPPVTGKPLSLGYVYNGNAIDAEFKKFGLQPPAVGYDFLQGPLVSGLPTDSGVFNLKRVYGKKNMPMTSFAYFSAGSGISDPPFNYEGGLRWWRMLQGYVPDASTARWRLYPHPTGVPETKFPLNGDPVRKTGFIDGLGTEWSLIPGDRRIVLNTGPFTLAPGDTQEVVVGTVAGLGADRLSSINVMKFYDQFVQTTYDALFQVTPSPPPPAVKIAELDGEIVLEWGSNLSAVDKTENTISQPGEFVFEGYNVYQLPRRSASLAEAKRLTTFDLETEPTVILDRKFDVSSGEILLLPVQFGSNSGITRYFRFNRDHILDIDKLNNGQEYYLAVTAYSRSTVTDFLPTALESSPIIYTVRPHSTNPGTRFPSAYGDLVTVTKTGGSGDATVVAKVIDPTALKTATYDIGWVIDTVAGSPVRSWTVHEGTTQRAKQTNISGDENYIIFDGMQVNVSKLTYSPPITILSHAQTVPPTGGLLSLWGDYTVFGGVTGLYKSSMVGADIPPDPVLTDMQADLEIRFTGNDASGLSNNDAPITTGGQWTTQWQRTSFGLQTVTETSHLNVQMRSSFELWDIENNRQLNYALINRNADGRAPYTNFVGDPNTAGQEPRYRMTGRDYIVVIYTPYDAATAQTTRMFPNDQKIGWLLFFEQGGTSKWKNGDVYKVKFANPIVAGTDMYQFTTTAPTFSDALAKIDAQKVGVYPNPYYAFNPAETNRFVRFVTFNKLPAKATIRIFNLAGQLVRTLTKEDPSQFFKWDLNNEHNFPVASGIYIAHVDMPDVGVTKIVKVAIIQEQEVPDVF